GCTGTGATGTGGATCGCACCGCTCCTTTCGTCCTTAGGTCAGGCGGGACCGTCGAGGACCTCGCCGCCGCTATTCACCGGGACCTGCCGTCAAGAATGAAGAGTGCTCGAGTCTGGGGTTCCGCGAAGTTCGAAGGGCAGTCTGTTCCGAGAGATCACGTTCTCCGGGACGGGGACGTTGTGGAATTCCACTCTTGAGCAAGCAGCTGATTCTCCGGACTCACCCCGGGGAGCGTGAAGGGCTGAAGGCGGGCTGCGAAGCTCGAACCTGGGCCCGAAGCCCGATTCCCGTGGGGGAAGCGGGCTTCGGGCGCGCGAAATCCTGGAAGATCTGGGCCGCTGCAGTGCCTATGCTGGGACGGACTTGGTCTTCGTTTCAACCACCGCGAGTTCGCCTTCAGTTGAGGCCACGAATACGGAAGCCGCGGCGTCTCCCGTGATATTGACTGTAGTCCGCGCCATGTCGAGGATCCTGTCGATTCCGGCTATCAACGCGACTCCCTCGAGAGGGAGCCCAACGGAGGTCAGAACCATCGTGAGCATGATCAGCCCCGCTCCTGGAACACCAGCAGTGCCGATCGAAGCCAGCGTCGCCGTAAGGACTATCGACAGTTGCTGCCCGAGGGTCAGGTTCAAGCCGTAAACCTGCGCCACGAACAGTGCACACACACCCTGGTACAGTGCGGTTCCGTCCATGTTGATCGTTGCCCCGAGCGGAAGGACGAAACTCGACACGCCCTTTTTCACTCCGAGGTTCTCTTCAACACACCGCATCGTGACGGGGAGCGTGGCGGAACTGCTCGACGTGGAGAACGCGACAAGCTGTGCGGGAAGGATGCCTCGGAAGAACGCGACCGGGCTGATCCGGCCGAACGTCGAGACGGTCACTGAATACGTGAGGGCCATGTGCAGGATGCAGCCGAGGTAGACGGCGATGATGACCTTGACGAACGGGAGCAGGACAGAAGCCCCGTACTTGCCGACGGTCGTGGCGATCAACGCAAAGACGCCGTAAGGAGCTACCTCCATCACGATTGCGGTCATCCTGTACATCACCTGGGCGAAACTCTCAGCAACTTCGAGGACCGGCTTGCCGCGGTCACCCACCAGGGCTATTGAGATGCCGACGAAGAGCGCAAAGACTATGATCGGGAGCATCTGCACCTTGAGCATAGCGTCGAGAGGGTTAGCCGGGAAGATCCCGAGGATCGTGTCAAGAATGCTGGGAGCCTTCTGAGCCGAAGACGTGGCTGCCCCGACATCTATGGTGAGCCCAGAGCCGGGCCTGATGATGTTGGCGAGGATGAGCCCGATGAGCACTGCCACCGCCGTTGTCACCAGGAAGTATGCCACAGTTTTTCCGCCCATCCGGCCGAGCTTTCTCACGTCTCCCACTCCGGCGGCGCCGGCGACAAGAGACGCGAACACCAAGGGAACGATGACCATCTTGATCAGAGTCAGAAACAGGTTCCCAAGTGCCAGAAGCAAGGATGACGAGGAGGCACTCTCACGGAAGATCAAACCGACAAGCACACCGAGGACCAGGCCTATCAGGATCTTCTGATAAAGCTTCAGGCCTTTCAACAGGAACAACCTCCTCCAGGTTATTGTGGATGGCCCAGATCGTCCAGTGGCAGCAATATTCGACACATGTCGTGCCACCACCTGCCAAG
This sequence is a window from Bacillota bacterium. Protein-coding genes within it:
- a CDS encoding dicarboxylate/amino acid:cation symporter — translated: MKGLKLYQKILIGLVLGVLVGLIFRESASSSSLLLALGNLFLTLIKMVIVPLVFASLVAGAAGVGDVRKLGRMGGKTVAYFLVTTAVAVLIGLILANIIRPGSGLTIDVGAATSSAQKAPSILDTILGIFPANPLDAMLKVQMLPIIVFALFVGISIALVGDRGKPVLEVAESFAQVMYRMTAIVMEVAPYGVFALIATTVGKYGASVLLPFVKVIIAVYLGCILHMALTYSVTVSTFGRISPVAFFRGILPAQLVAFSTSSSSATLPVTMRCVEENLGVKKGVSSFVLPLGATINMDGTALYQGVCALFVAQVYGLNLTLGQQLSIVLTATLASIGTAGVPGAGLIMLTMVLTSVGLPLEGVALIAGIDRILDMARTTVNITGDAAASVFVASTEGELAVVETKTKSVPA
- a CDS encoding TGS domain-containing protein; translation: CDVDRTAPFVLRSGGTVEDLAAAIHRDLPSRMKSARVWGSAKFEGQSVPRDHVLRDGDVVEFHS